One stretch of Serinicoccus hydrothermalis DNA includes these proteins:
- a CDS encoding glycosyltransferase, whose product MVDRLSRIARRARRVVGSTLARRAQGKTPSAPTTEPEPDEVVPVRHDPVPELVPPPDVLHVVVVEGVPVDYGGRTASILARCRSLAEAGGIESVILVRNHSPQLSRAVANMERRGHLLPGVRVVSVTDAFPDPTLEGPPDPRALEAPEDLGDRGWSTVGGGRDDRCRYEEGRLVARRRYSGGRLQHEDTLGPVGERLRRDEFAPDGRLVRTIFGDDVPGGRQQHVALRRDGRPMFARVFERPRVAKGRPTELGTTVFDEQGEPSSSHAGFDEVVHRALDAVIGGRRAVVVVEARALDREMAGYDRPGVATCYVVHSSHLAAPGDDLGAVRPNFRPVLTELGRRSPVVFLTERQRAEVEAALGENPQFRVIPHAGPESGQHPAVERDPDLVVMVGRLADVKRTSHGIKAFARVLKERPGARLEIYGEGPNRAGLAALVTRLGLQDSVQLKGFTTDPDAVFARASLCLLTSRYEGAPMVLVEAMTQGCPAVAYDIRYGPSDMIEEGVNGFVVPPGDVKALAAATLRVLQDDQLAARLREGCAVVRQRFGQEAFVARWFDLFHEMSDGPSPTEEKTSDESA is encoded by the coding sequence ATGGTAGACAGGCTGTCGCGGATCGCGCGCCGCGCGAGGCGGGTCGTCGGCTCGACCTTGGCCCGCCGTGCGCAGGGGAAGACCCCCTCCGCGCCCACCACCGAGCCGGAGCCGGACGAGGTGGTCCCCGTCCGGCACGACCCGGTCCCCGAGCTCGTGCCCCCTCCGGACGTCCTGCACGTCGTCGTCGTGGAGGGCGTGCCGGTGGACTACGGCGGCCGGACGGCCTCGATCCTCGCCCGCTGCCGCAGCCTCGCGGAGGCCGGCGGCATCGAGTCGGTGATCCTGGTCCGCAACCACTCCCCGCAGCTGTCCCGGGCGGTGGCGAACATGGAGCGGCGGGGCCACCTGCTGCCGGGGGTGCGCGTCGTGAGCGTCACCGACGCCTTCCCGGACCCGACGCTCGAGGGACCCCCGGACCCGCGCGCGCTGGAGGCGCCCGAGGACCTGGGGGACCGGGGCTGGAGCACGGTCGGGGGAGGCCGCGACGACCGCTGCCGCTACGAGGAGGGCCGGCTCGTCGCCCGCCGGCGCTACAGCGGGGGCCGGTTGCAGCACGAGGACACCCTGGGCCCGGTCGGCGAGCGCCTGCGCCGCGACGAGTTCGCCCCGGACGGCCGGCTGGTGCGCACGATCTTCGGCGACGACGTCCCCGGCGGCCGGCAGCAGCACGTGGCGCTGCGGCGCGACGGGCGGCCGATGTTCGCCCGGGTCTTCGAGCGCCCCCGCGTGGCCAAGGGTCGGCCGACCGAGCTGGGCACGACCGTCTTCGACGAGCAGGGGGAGCCGAGCAGCTCGCACGCCGGCTTCGACGAGGTGGTGCACCGGGCGCTGGACGCCGTGATCGGGGGTCGCCGCGCCGTGGTCGTCGTGGAGGCGCGGGCGCTGGACCGGGAGATGGCCGGCTACGACCGGCCCGGCGTCGCCACCTGCTACGTCGTGCACAGCTCGCACCTGGCCGCACCGGGTGACGACCTCGGGGCCGTCCGGCCGAACTTCCGCCCGGTGCTCACCGAGCTCGGCCGGCGCTCGCCGGTCGTCTTCCTCACCGAGCGGCAGCGTGCCGAGGTCGAGGCGGCCCTCGGGGAGAACCCGCAGTTCCGCGTCATCCCCCACGCGGGCCCCGAGTCCGGGCAGCACCCCGCGGTCGAGCGGGACCCGGACCTGGTGGTCATGGTGGGCCGGCTCGCCGACGTCAAGCGGACCTCCCACGGGATCAAGGCCTTCGCCCGCGTGCTGAAGGAGCGCCCCGGGGCGCGGCTGGAGATCTACGGCGAGGGCCCGAACCGCGCCGGGCTCGCCGCGCTCGTCACCCGGCTGGGGCTCCAGGACTCGGTGCAGCTCAAGGGCTTCACCACCGATCCCGACGCCGTCTTCGCCCGCGCCTCGCTCTGCCTGCTGACCAGCAGGTACGAGGGGGCGCCCATGGTGCTGGTGGAGGCCATGACGCAGGGCTGCCCGGCGGTGGCCTACGACATCCGCTACGGCCCCTCGGACATGATCGAGGAGGGCGTCAACGGCTTCGTCGTGCCCCCCGGCGACGTCAAGGCCCTCGCCGCCGCTACTCTGCGGGTGCTCCAGGACGACCAGCTCGCGGCGCGGCTGCGCGAAGGCTGCGCCGTCGTGCGGCAGCGCTTCGGGCAGGAGGCCTTCGTGGCGCGCTGGTTCGACCTGTTCCACGAGATGTCCGACGGACCGTCCCCGACCGAGGAGAAGACCTCTGATGAGTCTGCGTAG
- a CDS encoding acyltransferase family protein, giving the protein MPAAQLPHSPSRPRLAALDGLRLVAAVAVLAYHYTSIDQEFWGNAAGEEFPTPSIFTRYGYLGVELFFVISGFVILMTAYGRGLPGFVASRLSRLYPAYWAAVVLTVLLQAFWDGGRQVEPVEALVNLTMMQEAWDITSVQGAFWTLWVELKFYLLIGVLLALGGITRRRAIALAMLWPVLAELARATDADLLASLLIPSWAPYFAGGMLLYLLHREGPDLLVGLGLGLNVVLCIRQATIFAEERALVHSEVAISTPVVTVLVLVMFAAVYACSSGPLARLEWRWLTLAGALTYPLYLVHGQFGFFVIESLSGTMSSYLVLVLAAAVSFLLAWLIHRFVERPVHEPLRRRLRDALERD; this is encoded by the coding sequence GTGCCCGCCGCGCAGCTCCCCCACTCCCCGTCGCGACCACGCCTGGCCGCGCTCGACGGCCTGCGTCTCGTGGCGGCCGTCGCCGTCCTCGCCTACCACTACACCTCGATCGACCAGGAGTTCTGGGGCAACGCCGCCGGCGAGGAGTTCCCCACCCCCAGCATCTTCACCCGCTACGGGTACCTGGGTGTGGAGCTCTTCTTCGTCATCTCCGGCTTCGTCATCCTCATGACCGCCTACGGCCGCGGGCTGCCCGGCTTCGTCGCCTCACGCCTCTCCCGCCTCTACCCCGCCTACTGGGCCGCGGTCGTGCTCACCGTCCTGCTCCAGGCCTTCTGGGACGGGGGCCGGCAGGTGGAGCCGGTGGAGGCGCTGGTCAACCTCACCATGATGCAGGAGGCTTGGGACATCACCAGCGTCCAGGGCGCCTTCTGGACCCTGTGGGTCGAGCTGAAGTTCTACCTGCTCATCGGCGTGCTCCTGGCCCTCGGCGGCATCACCCGTCGACGGGCCATCGCCCTCGCGATGCTGTGGCCGGTCCTCGCCGAGCTGGCGCGGGCGACGGACGCCGACCTCCTCGCCTCCCTGCTCATCCCGAGCTGGGCGCCCTACTTCGCGGGCGGGATGCTGCTCTACCTCCTGCACCGGGAGGGGCCGGACCTGCTCGTCGGGCTCGGGCTTGGCCTCAACGTGGTCCTGTGCATCCGCCAGGCCACGATCTTCGCGGAGGAGCGGGCCCTCGTGCACAGCGAGGTCGCGATCTCCACGCCCGTCGTCACGGTGCTCGTACTCGTGATGTTCGCCGCGGTGTATGCCTGCTCCTCCGGGCCGCTCGCACGGCTCGAGTGGCGGTGGCTCACCCTCGCCGGTGCGCTCACCTACCCGCTCTACCTCGTGCACGGACAGTTCGGCTTCTTCGTCATCGAGAGCCTCAGCGGCACCATGAGCAGCTACCTGGTGCTGGTCCTGGCGGCGGCCGTGTCGTTCCTGCTCGCCTGGCTCATCCACCGGTTCGTGGAGCGGCCCGTGCACGAGCCGTTGCGCCGTCGCCTCCGCGACGCCCTCGAGCGGGACTGA